The following is a genomic window from Adhaeribacter radiodurans.
ACCCTTTCAAACCCTCCCCCGTCAATATATTTCCCCAACGCAAATCTTTTTGACAACTTCAGAATTCGGTACCTACCTTTTATTTTTTTGCGTACACTTATCAAACCTGAAGCAAGTGCCAACAGCTAAACACCTTGTTTTTGACATTTAAGAAGCTGCTCCTGATACGTGCAAGCATCAGTACAGTAAAGGATACTATTTTGTATACTAGGCTCCAAAGCCTTAATTTTGCCCTTAATCTTGATTTATCCCTTGCGTGTAGTAATATATAAGGGAGAACTAAATCTAGGTCGTCTTATTAGATAGAGCCCATCCTTTTGGGCTATACCTCACTCCTATTCTCTTAAAGTTATTTGCCGTTCTATAATGCACCCTAGAACTTGCTTATCGAAATCAAAATTGCCGCAGAGGGCTATATCGGACACTAGCCTCAAGATACCCTACTGTCGTCTATTTACTTACTTGAATCTAGCTCTTTACTTCTAAGGAGTCGAATTAACGGCCTCTGGCTGGCTTATGCTCGTTCCTGGCTTCTTCTATTAAATAGGGCAATCAAGCATTGCGCAACTTTCTACTAAGAATAATCATACCCATTTTCCCACCCCATCTTAAAGTAACATTCCCGATCATAAGCCACCCGGAATCGCAATTTAAAAGGGTAAGTCACTTTAAAAGCGCGATGGAAGTAATAATAGTTTAAAGCATAAACGGTACCCATATGAGTCTGGAGCCCCTCTTGAAATCGTTTACCAAATAATTCCACATCTTCCTCTCCATCGATCTCGCCCTCCATATAGAAGGTATTTTCATCTTCCATGCCGTAACTGTACACCTGTACCATTGATATTTGAATTAATATTCTGAAATGTTTCAGCAATATTAAGAATATTTTAGTTTGTAAACATATATGTATACAAAATTATTTTCTAGTGGGTTGACCTTTATAGGGTGAAACATGAAGCAAGAATTAAGTCGTTTGGGCAGCATCTCAAAAAGATTAGAGCCGAGAAAGGCATGAGTCAGCAAGAACTGGCTGATCGGGCCAATATTGCCAAGCAAACCATTTACCGGATTGAGAATGCGCAGTTTGCCGTGACCTTAGATGTATTGTTAGCCTTGAGTGAAGGCTTAGAAATGCCGTTAAAGGACTTAATGGATTTTCCCATTCTGCCCACCACCTAACTTCTTGTCACAGCAATAACTAGACTTTAGGATTGTTTATATATTTAAAAACAGAACTAGGTAGTTGACAGTTGTTGTTTACCCTGGCTCCTATAGTTAGTTGCATTTCTACTGGTTAAGTATGTCTCGAGAACTGATCTATTTATTGATTTATTAGAATACATATTCCTCTCTTGTAACTACCACAACTTAATTACACTAACAGCAAAAGAAATCTTGTTAAAGCGTTTCTTTAATGCCAGACCAATTCAGAACTAGCATAGCCCCGTTTTACAATTGAACTTAGCAAGCTTTTGCTGATCCTATATGATTCCATTCCGTTTATTTTTTCCCCTTCCTACTGTTTTGAAATTGATATGAAATAAGGTTAAAGATTATAGCCTTTGGTATTGAAGGAAATGAAGTTTGAAGAGGGCGTTTATGTTTAGCAGCACAAAGAACCATCTAGCAGAACGAAGTAAGGGGTAAAAGCCCAGCTTGGCGCCTTTTACAAACTTTCTAAATAATAGGATTATACCTAACCGGTAAACACCTCCAGTATTCCGGAGTTTTCATTCCTTATTACTACATCCTACAAGTCCAAACCTGCCTGTCCTCATTTTACATCACATTTCATTCTTACATCAATCAACTTAGCCACTCACCATTAATTAAAAAATCTTATGACGCCACCAGCCAACCCACTTACCCTTAGCCCAGAATTGATAATCAGGCTCCTGAAAGAAGACCTGAAAAGTAATAAGCTCCTACTGGGCTTAAACCAGCTCGGCATTGTCGCCGAACATTACCACAGTGATCTAGGCAGCATTATCCTCATCCTAATGAACCTTCCAGAAAGCGATGACAATTTATATGCCTTTTATCAGAATCAATTGACCAGTTTCACTTCCCTAGAAACTTCTATCTTCTTTAATCAATTAGATGCCCTGGCGCAAAAATTCTATCAACTGCTTATCGATAGAATCAATTAGACTCTACTCCACTTTCTGCCCAAGGCTTAAATGCTAATACAATGTGGACTAAAGCCAATAACGGAGTAGTAACAAAATTATATTATTAAATTCCCTACTATATTGAATGATTAATTAGAATTACTCTACTGTATTACGAAAATTATATATTATATTTACTACTTTTTGCTTTTCTGAAAGCAATACCTGAAATCACCTGATATGGCGTCTTCCAACTTCTTTTTTCTAGAAGAAGAATTTCCGATTTTATTCAACATAGGGCAATCGGCTGAGTTTTACTTGCACCAAGACCCAGTGGCAAGTCTTTTTAAGATTCGGTTGTTTGGCGAGCGCTTAACGGAGAAGCTCTTTGAGGAACATAATCTACAGTTTCCTTACGAAAATTCTTTTCATAACCGGATAAAAACCCTCGAGCTGGAGCGGGTACTACCAACCAATATAAAAGACCTGTTCTTTCATATCAAAGAGAAAGGCAACGTAGCCGTACACCAAAACAAAGGCTCCATAGATGATGCCAAGCACGGCTTGTTTTCCGCCTTTAAACTGAGCAAGTGGTTTTACGAGACTTACTCCCGGAATAATCAAGATATTTCGGGAGTTAAGTATCAGGTACCGGCTATACAAGATACCCGCCACGCTTTACAGGAACTGGAAACCAGTTTTAAAGACCTCCAAAGCAAGTTTACCCAACTGCTGGAAGAACGGGAGACCAAAGGCTTACCGGAAGAAAAGCAGCAGGCTATTCAGCAGCGTTCGGAGAAAGCTGCCCGCAAGATAGAAATGACCGAGGCAGAAACCAGGGATTTGATTGATGCCCAGCTACGCAAAGCCGGTTGGGAAGCGGATACGGCAACGCTTAACTATAAGCTGAAAAAGACTTTACCCCAAAAAGGAAAAAATCTGGCTATTGCCGAATGGCCGGCTAGTTCAAAATGGGCGGATTATGCTTTGTTTATTGGTTTGGAGCTGTACGGTATTGTAGAAGCCAAGAAATACGCTCAGGATATTTCTACCAACCTCGGCCAATCCAAAATATATGCCGAGTTGGTACAGGCCAATCATAATGCTGTATTTCTGGGAGAATGGCATAAATACAAGGTACCTTTTTTATTCTCTACCAACGGCCGACCTTACCTGGAACAGATTAAAACCAAAAGTGGTATCTGGTTTTTAGATGTGCGTAAAGCCGAGAACCATGCCAAGGCGCTGCAAGGCTGGTATTCGCCGGAAGGATTAATCCGATTGTATAAAGCAGATGTTGAGGAAGCTAACGCCAAGCTCACCAAAACCAATCTTGATTTTCTGGAAAGCAAAGCCGGCTTAGGGTTGCGTAAATACCAGATAAATGCCATTCGGGCCGTAGAAGAAAACCTGGTGCAACATCCGGAAAAGAAACGAGCCTTACTGGCCATGGCTACCGGCACCGGTAAAACTCGCACCATCATTGGCCTGTGTTATCATTTAATCAAGTCGAACCGGTTTAATCGCATTCTGTTTCTCGTGGATCGGACTTTACTAGGTACCCAGGCCCTGAATGCTTTTAAAGATAACAAGGTAGCCGACCTGAATACTTTTGCCGAAGTGTATGACATTAAAGGCTTAAAAGATGCCCTTCCGGATATAGATAGCCGCCTGCATTTTGCCACGGTACAAAGTGTAGTTAAGCGTTTATTTTACAACGATTCTACAGTAGATATACCCGCCGTAGACCAATACGATTGCATAATTATTGATGAAGCCCACCGGGGTTATTTATTGGATAGAGAATTAGACGAAAATGATTTAGCTTTTAAAGACCAGCAGGATTACATCAGTAAATACCGGATGGTGCTCGATTATTTCGATGCCTACGCCATTGGCTTAACCGCTACTCCGGCTTTACATACCACCAGCATTTTTGGTCCGCCGGTTTATACGTACTCTTACACCGAAGCTGTGGTAGATGGCTTCCTCATCGACCACGACCCGCCGTATATCATCCAGACGAAGCTCAACCAGGAAGGCATTGTCTGGAACAAAGGCGAGAAACCCAAAGCTTACGACCAGGAAAATAATGAGATTATTGAGCTGGACCAGTTAGAAGACGAATTACAGATTGATGTGGCCGGCTTTAATAAACTGGTAGTAACCGAAAACTTTAACCGCACGGTTCTAAAACAACTGGTAAAAGAACTCGACCCGGACGGCGAGGAGAAAACCCTTATTTTTGCCGCTACCGATAACCATGCCGATGCGGTAGTAGCCTACTTAAAAGAAGAATTTAAAAATATTGGCGTAGACGTACCCGATAAATCTATTGAGAAAATAACCGGCAATTGCCATAACCCGCAGGAGCTGGTAAACCGTTATAAAAACGAAAAATACCCCAACATTGCCGTTACTGTAGATTTACTCACCACCGGTATCGATGTGCCCGCCATCTGCAATATTGTGTTTCTGCGCCGGGTAAAATCCCGGATTTTGTACGAACAAATGCTGGGCCGCGCTACCCGCCGTTGCGACGAAATAAACAAAACCACTTTCCGGATATTCGATGCCGTAGGTATTTACGACACCTTGAAGGATTACACCCAAATGAAACCGGTAGTGGTAGACCCCAAAACCACTTTTACCCAATTAACCGAAGAGCTAAAAGAAATCGACAATAACGAACGGGCAAGAAAGCAACTGGAGCAAATTATTGCCAAACTGCACCGGAAGAAAAGACTTATTACCGGCCACGAAGAAGAAAAATTTAAATATAACGCCGGTGGTTCCGACCCGGATACCCTGATTAACTTTTTTAAGAATGAGCCCGTTTCCCAGAGCCTGCACAAAGCCTTGCAGCTATCGGGTTTGTGGCAGTACCTCGACGAGTTAAAACCAGCTTCCTCAGTGATGTACGTGTCGGAACACCACGACGAGTACCTGCGCACCGAAATTGGTTACGGCAAAGCTAAAAAGCCGGAAGACTACCTGGAAAGCTTTACCCAATTTATTAAAACCAACCCGAACAGGATTGCTGCGCTGGATATGGTGTGTACCAGCCCGAAAAACCTAAACCGGCAATCGCTAAAAGAATTATATTTAGCTTTGGACCAAGCCGGCTTTAACCAGAAAACAATCCGGACAGCCTGGAAAGAAGTAAAAAAGGAGGACATTGCGGCCGATATTATTTCCTATATTCGGACTCTGGCCATGGGTAATTCCCTCATCAGCCACGAAGACCGCATTAAAAATGCCGTGAAAAAGGTACAAGCCATGCGCCCCTGGAATAAAACCCAGGAGAAATGGCTGGACCGTTTCGAGAAGCAATTGCTGCAGGAAAGCATTCTGCAGCTCGAAGACCTGGATAAGTCCCCATTTGCCGATGACGGGGGCTTTTTGCGCCTGAACAAAATATTTGATAACCAACTGGAAGAGGTTATCTCTACCCTGAACGAACATTTATATATTCAAACTGCTTAAAGAATGAGTGCTGACGAAATTGCGAATAAACTCTGGAACCTGTGTAATGTATTACGTGACGACGGCGTTACCTATCACCAATACCTGAATGAATTAACCTATATTTTATTTTTACGCCTCTCGGAAGTAAAGAAATTTGAAGTAGATATTCCGGAAGAATACCAATGGTCTAGGTTAAAAAGCATTACCGATAATAAAGATTTATTTGATAGGTACCGGGAGATGCTAGCTACCATTAGTACCAAATCGAATAATGCGGCGATAAAGGAAATTTATACCAACGCCTCATCTACCCTGCGTAAGCCGGTAAACCTGCGCACCCTTATTACCAGCATCGATGCCATTGATTGGTACGATGAACACGAACAAGACAAAATTGCTACCATTTACGAGGAACTGCTGGAGCGCAACGCCGGCGAAAAGAAAAGCGGGGCCGGTCAGTATTTCACGCCCCGGCCGTTGATTAACGTAATGGTAGATTTAATTTCCCCGAAAGTAGGTGAACGCTGGAACGACCCAGCCGCCGGCACCTTCGGTTTCATGATTGCCGCCGACCAGTACCTCCGCGAAAAGACCGATAATTATTACGACCTGGACGATAAACAACGGCAGTTCCAGATAAACGAAGCTTTTAGCGGCTGCGAACTGGTGCAGGATGCCCACCGCCTGGCCCTCATGAACGCCAAACTGCACGGTCTGGAAAGCCGCATCGAAATGGGTGATACCCTTTCGGAATTAGGCAAGAGCTTCCGGAATTACGATGGCGTGTTGGCTAACCCGCCCTTTGGCACTAAGCAAGGCGGTGAACGCCCTTCCCGCGATGATTTAACCTATCTATCGAGCAACAAGCAGCTCAACTTTTTGCAGCACATTTACCGTTCTTTGCACAAAAAAGGCGGTGCCCGGGCGGCCGTGATATTGCCCGACAACGTGCTGTTTGAAGACGGCGATGGCCGCAAAATACGCCATGACTTAATGAACAAGTGCAACCTGCACACCATCCTACGATTGCCCACCGGAATCTTTTATGCCGCCGGGGTAAAAACCAATGTGTTGTTTTTTGAGCGCGGCAACACTGAAAATGGCAATACTGAAAAAGTTTGGTTTTACGACATGCGCACGAACGCACCAAGCTACGGCAAGCGCACGCCTTTTACCCGTTTTGCTTTCGCTGATTTTGTAAAAGCCTATACTGGTGGCATTGAAATTACCGAAGTGAAGGAAGCTTTTGATGGTAAAGTAGACCACGAAAAAAGAGGTTTGGTGCAAGATGAACGCTGGAGTTGCTTAACACGGGAAGATATTGCCAAAAAGAACGACTCTCTGGATTTAGGATTGATTGCCGATGCTAGTTTTAGCAACGATGCTAATACTGATGAGCCTATAGATATTGCGCGAGAAGCTGCCGAAGAATTGAAATCTATACAAACTGAGTTAAATAGTATAATGGCGTTGTTGGGATGAGAGGAAAAGAATTACCTGAGAATTGGGTAGAAGCATCTATTTCAGAGTTCATAGCCAATGATGGCATTTTCATTGATGGTGACTGGGTAGAATCAAAAGACCAAGATGTAAATGGAGATGTACGGCTAATCCAGTTAGCCGATATTGGTGTAGGGGAATTTAGAGATAAATCTTTCAGATTTTTAACTTCTGAAAAGGCAAAAGAATTAAAGTGTACTTTTTTAAATGAGGGAGATATTTTAGTTGCACGCATGCCCGATCCTTTAGGTAGAGCATGTATTTTTCCATTATCTGGAAAATATGTGACTGTGGTTGATGTGGCGGTTATTAGACCTGGTCAAGATGGAGTAAATCCAAAATGGCTAATGTATATTAT
Proteins encoded in this region:
- a CDS encoding helix-turn-helix domain-containing protein, which produces MKHEARIKSFGQHLKKIRAEKGMSQQELADRANIAKQTIYRIENAQFAVTLDVLLALSEGLEMPLKDLMDFPILPTT
- a CDS encoding class I SAM-dependent DNA methyltransferase → MSADEIANKLWNLCNVLRDDGVTYHQYLNELTYILFLRLSEVKKFEVDIPEEYQWSRLKSITDNKDLFDRYREMLATISTKSNNAAIKEIYTNASSTLRKPVNLRTLITSIDAIDWYDEHEQDKIATIYEELLERNAGEKKSGAGQYFTPRPLINVMVDLISPKVGERWNDPAAGTFGFMIAADQYLREKTDNYYDLDDKQRQFQINEAFSGCELVQDAHRLALMNAKLHGLESRIEMGDTLSELGKSFRNYDGVLANPPFGTKQGGERPSRDDLTYLSSNKQLNFLQHIYRSLHKKGGARAAVILPDNVLFEDGDGRKIRHDLMNKCNLHTILRLPTGIFYAAGVKTNVLFFERGNTENGNTEKVWFYDMRTNAPSYGKRTPFTRFAFADFVKAYTGGIEITEVKEAFDGKVDHEKRGLVQDERWSCLTREDIAKKNDSLDLGLIADASFSNDANTDEPIDIAREAAEELKSIQTELNSIMALLG
- the hsdR gene encoding type I restriction-modification system endonuclease; protein product: MASSNFFFLEEEFPILFNIGQSAEFYLHQDPVASLFKIRLFGERLTEKLFEEHNLQFPYENSFHNRIKTLELERVLPTNIKDLFFHIKEKGNVAVHQNKGSIDDAKHGLFSAFKLSKWFYETYSRNNQDISGVKYQVPAIQDTRHALQELETSFKDLQSKFTQLLEERETKGLPEEKQQAIQQRSEKAARKIEMTEAETRDLIDAQLRKAGWEADTATLNYKLKKTLPQKGKNLAIAEWPASSKWADYALFIGLELYGIVEAKKYAQDISTNLGQSKIYAELVQANHNAVFLGEWHKYKVPFLFSTNGRPYLEQIKTKSGIWFLDVRKAENHAKALQGWYSPEGLIRLYKADVEEANAKLTKTNLDFLESKAGLGLRKYQINAIRAVEENLVQHPEKKRALLAMATGTGKTRTIIGLCYHLIKSNRFNRILFLVDRTLLGTQALNAFKDNKVADLNTFAEVYDIKGLKDALPDIDSRLHFATVQSVVKRLFYNDSTVDIPAVDQYDCIIIDEAHRGYLLDRELDENDLAFKDQQDYISKYRMVLDYFDAYAIGLTATPALHTTSIFGPPVYTYSYTEAVVDGFLIDHDPPYIIQTKLNQEGIVWNKGEKPKAYDQENNEIIELDQLEDELQIDVAGFNKLVVTENFNRTVLKQLVKELDPDGEEKTLIFAATDNHADAVVAYLKEEFKNIGVDVPDKSIEKITGNCHNPQELVNRYKNEKYPNIAVTVDLLTTGIDVPAICNIVFLRRVKSRILYEQMLGRATRRCDEINKTTFRIFDAVGIYDTLKDYTQMKPVVVDPKTTFTQLTEELKEIDNNERARKQLEQIIAKLHRKKRLITGHEEEKFKYNAGGSDPDTLINFFKNEPVSQSLHKALQLSGLWQYLDELKPASSVMYVSEHHDEYLRTEIGYGKAKKPEDYLESFTQFIKTNPNRIAALDMVCTSPKNLNRQSLKELYLALDQAGFNQKTIRTAWKEVKKEDIAADIISYIRTLAMGNSLISHEDRIKNAVKKVQAMRPWNKTQEKWLDRFEKQLLQESILQLEDLDKSPFADDGGFLRLNKIFDNQLEEVISTLNEHLYIQTA